CAAACGATAATAATGATAACTCACAATATGGATATTGCAAAGTATGCGGATAAAGTTATAAAAATAGAAGATGGAATTATAAGAGAGTAGGTGAAATTATGAGACTTATAGATATAGTTAAAAGTTATATTATGAAAAATAAGAAAAATTCATTATTAATAATTGTAAGTATTATAATTTCAACTGCGCTTTTTTTAGTAATGAATATAATAAGTGAAGATGCAAGAAATATAATGATAAATCAAGCAAAACAAGAACTAGGGTTAAAAAATGTTTCATATTGGAATCCAACTAACAAGCAGGTAAAAGATATAGAAAATAACTCTAGAGTAGATAAAGTAGGCAAATCTATGCTTTTAGGACTTCATGATATTGGGCATGCTCAGACATTACAAATATTATGGGATGATAAGGTAGCACAAGAAATAAACAAATGTTATGAATTAAAAGAAGGAAAGTTGCCAACAAAGGAAAATGAAATTGCAGTAGATTCATGGTATATAGACCAAAAGAAAATTAAAAATCCAATAGGACAAACAATAAAATTAAATTATATGAAACCTAAAGCAAATGGAAGTACTTTATATACAGGTAAAAAAGATTTCAAGATAGTAGGTATTTTAAAATCAGACTCTATTTTAAAAGAACAAGGCATGTCTATAGGAGCTATAAGTGAAGAGTGTGCTATTAAAAACATACCAGTTAAAGATAAATACGACCAAGTTATGTTAACTTTTAAAAAAGAAAAAAATATACCTAAGCAAGTGGAAAAACTTGTAAAAGAAGAAAACTTAAATAAAGATTATATGAATTTAAACAATAAGTTGATAATAGCAATGTCAGATAGTATGAGCTTAAAAATACCATACATAATAATTAATATGGTTCTAGCATTTACTACAATATTGCTTATATATAACATATTTTATATATTAGTATCAAATAGAACAAAGGATTTTGGCATATTAAGGGCCGTAGGGTTTATACCAAAAGATGTATCAAAAATTATGATATTAGAAATATTTATATACTCTATTATAAGTATCCCAATAGGGTTGTTATTAGGAGAAGTTATATCAAATTTATTTAGAGATTATGTAATAGGAGTAATATATAACATTGATTATGCAAATTCAATAAAAAGTTCAAATTATATGAGTACATATATAATATCAGCATTACTTAGCATATTTACTGTAATAATATCTGTATATAAACCACTTAGACTATGTTCTAAAATAGACCCTATGATTTGTATAAGAAGAAATGATGAAAAAATTAAAATAAATCAAAAATCAATAATAAGTAAATTTATGAACAAATTTTACAAAGATTATGGAAATATAGCATCTAAAAATATACAAAGAAACAAAAAGCGTACGAATGTAGCTATAACATCAATGGTAATAATATTCTTTTTAATGTTTACAGTATATACTAAATCAACTAGCAATTTTTTAGATTCTGGTGGAATGAGACTATGGATACCAGGAGAGTATTCGATACAAAATATTGATCCATCATCTACCATACAAAATGAAAAAAGTTATGATTCAAAAGT
The nucleotide sequence above comes from Paraclostridium bifermentans. Encoded proteins:
- a CDS encoding ABC transporter permease; the encoded protein is MRLIDIVKSYIMKNKKNSLLIIVSIIISTALFLVMNIISEDARNIMINQAKQELGLKNVSYWNPTNKQVKDIENNSRVDKVGKSMLLGLHDIGHAQTLQILWDDKVAQEINKCYELKEGKLPTKENEIAVDSWYIDQKKIKNPIGQTIKLNYMKPKANGSTLYTGKKDFKIVGILKSDSILKEQGMSIGAISEECAIKNIPVKDKYDQVMLTFKKEKNIPKQVEKLVKEENLNKDYMNLNNKLIIAMSDSMSLKIPYIIINMVLAFTTILLIYNIFYILVSNRTKDFGILRAVGFIPKDVSKIMILEIFIYSIISIPIGLLLGEVISNLFRDYVIGVIYNIDYANSIKSSNYMSTYIISALLSIFTVIISVYKPLRLCSKIDPMICIRRNDEKIKINQKSIISKFMNKFYKDYGNIASKNIQRNKKRTNVAITSMVIIFFLMFTVYTKSTSNFLDSGGMRLWIPGEYSIQNIDPSSTIQNEKSYDSKVLKEIENIDGVKKVNALRDKHFNIKTDDNNINKKSEYWKMEKPRLEKNAEIKSGAKVYKNNFEVLGIEDTELLNDVLIEGKENLSKLNKESYIYIDNTTCQSINIKMGDKVNVNFDVVDSKTGNYKETISKEFIIGGIIKYLPIFSQGGGTSFGAVMSINQMNKFTGVESYERFDVWTSKLANEKHVESELNKIIEKSGKGILIPYKSESAGLEKSDNQKAMIMTLVVGVIVLLSLFNCCNTIVTSINSRSREFALFRGIGISKDEVKKIVVLESCIYIVVGFIISIIPTLIVRYIIIKSFETIQLINLKFIIAVILILIVISAIIIITTLKTLKNVQGEDFIEQIKTLE